The following DNA comes from Methanosarcina vacuolata Z-761.
ATAGTATCTTCATCATGTTCAACGACTATCAGAGTATTTCCCAAATCTCGCAAGGTCTGGAGGGTCTGGATTAGTCGCTCGTTATCTCTTTGATGTAACCCTATTGAAGGCTCGTCGAGCACATAGAGCACGCCCATGAGGTTTGAGCCAATCTGAGTAGCTAGCCGGATTCGCTGTGCTTCTCCGCCTGAGAGAGTGCCTGCACCTCTCGAAAGGGTAAGATAGCCGAGCCCCACATGCTCTAAAAAACCGAGTCTGGAACGGATTTCCTTTAAGACTTGCTTTGCGATTTCTTTTTCCTTTTCCGAGAGCTCCACGTTTTCGAAAAACCTGATACACTCCAGGATCGAGAGGTTGGCTATATCTACAATAGATTTCCCGCCGAATTTCACTGCAAGCACTTTTTCCTTCAGTCGCTTGCCTTCACATTTTGGGCAGGGCTTAACCTGCATGAATTTCTCAAGTTCCTTCCTACGGTACTCGGATTTTGTCTGTCTGTAAAGCCTCTCTGCCTGTGGGAGCAGCCCTTCCCAGGTGCCTTTGTGAGACCAGTAGGCATCACCATTTTTCATGCTCATGCTGAACTGCATGAGCTCGTCCGAACCGTACATGAGAACATTATACTGTTCATCTGTGAGATCTTCAATAGGAGTAAATATGTCAAAACCAAAGTGTTTTGCCACGGCTGTCAGATACTGACTTCGGTAACCATCCAGGAAATTCCTGTATATGGCAACCGCACCGTCTGCAATACAGAGAGTTTTATTCGGAATAATGAGGTCAGGGTCAAACTCCATCTTAAACCCTAGCCCATTGCAGGCTTCACAGGCCCCAAAAGGACTGTTGAAGGAAAACATCCTGGGCTGGAGTTCTTCAAAAGCCATGCCGCAGACCGGACAGGCCATATTAGAGGAATAAAGGTGGTCTTTTCCTTCAGAATCAACTGCAATTAAGAGTCCTTCGGCTTTCTTGAGAGCGATTTCGCAGGCTTCGACAAGCCTTGAGCGGTCTTCTGAAGGGTCCAGCCGGTCAACCACGACTTCAATATCATGTTTTTTGTATCGGTCAAGAGTAATCTCGTCGTCAGTCCTGTGAATCTCGCCGTTTACCCTCATCCGCGCAAAGCCTTCACTGTTCAGTTCTCTGAAGAGCTGCTGGTATGTCCCTTTTTTCTGGCGGACTATAGGAGCAAGAATGGTAACCATTCCCTCACATTCCTTGCGAAGGTTGTCCGCAATTTTTTCAGGCGACTGGGCCTCAATTTTTATGTTGTGGGTCGGGCAGTGAGGTGTACCGACTCTTGCAAAAAGAAGCCTCAAGTAATCGTAAATTTCAGTGACTGTCCCTACCGTACTTCGGGGGTTTTTCGAGGTCGTTTTCTGTTCAATGGATATTGCCGGAGATAAACCTTCGATGCTGTCCACATCCGGCTTGTTCATAAGCCCGAGGAACTGCCGCGCATAAGCCGAGAGAGACTCCACATAGCGCCGCTGCCCTTCGGCATAAACCGTGTCAAAAGCCAGGGTGGATTTCCCTGAGCCTGATACCCCTGTAATAACAATTAATTTGTCCCGCGGGAGTTCCAACGTGATGTTTTTCAGGTTGTGTTCCCGTGCCCCTTTAATAATAATATTTTTCATTTTCCTTCTCTCGGGTTTTTGTCCAGTTGAATCGGTTAGATGAGAATTTAAGGTTAGAGTAAATTCCGGATTCTTACATTAGAGTAAATTCCGGATTTTTACATCAGAGTAAATTCTGGATTTTATTAGAGCAAAGCCTGGATTTTTAAGTTAGATATCTAAAAATCCAGAAATGATATGAATTTATGAATTTTAAGAAACTTTTTTGAAAAACCTGAAGTTTATATTCACTTATCAAGCAGTTTTTTTCAGGCAGATAATTCCATGTATTATTATAAATAAGTAGTGATAATTACATGAAGTTGATTTCACTCCTCATATATATGACAATTTTCGGATTCATGCTACCCCGTTTTTCGATACATACAGCAGAATGCAGACTTTTTATTAATAGAGTAATATAGCGGAGTGAAAGTATTCCGCGGTAAACAACCGGTTTTTTGAATTTAGACTTGGTAGATTGCATTCATCGATATGGAATTGTATAGTGTTCTTATCTTCAATTTTTAATCTGTTTGCCTTCAATACTTTCAGTCCAGAATGATCATTTTCTCTACAAACCAGCGTGAATAACCTTGTCAAGCTAGGAACTGATTTCCAAAAAAGAAGGAGAAAAACATCGGTAGACTGTAAAAAGAGCGAGTTTGAACTTTTAATTATATAACAGATGGCTAGACTACGCCGATTACAAATAATTATCTACTTTAGAATATTTTAGTAGATTTATATTAAATTTACACAAGAGTACTAATATGAGAAGTACCCTGGTGATAGTACTTTAATATTTTCTGTCTTCAAAAAGGGAAGGGTATTTATCTTTAAGTAAGTTAGGAAATTCTTTGCCTATTTTTGTATTTTGAGAATATTTTAACTCTCAAGAAGTGATAGTAGTTAATTAGTTAACTTTGTTTTTCCTGAGAGTAAGTCTTATAAACAGATTAAAACAGTTCATTAAAATCAGAAAACGAAGGTTCAGAATTAAAAACGTATTCATAGCTTCACATAGTAACTTGCCAAACATTTAACTATTATTAAATGAGTTAAATGAAATAAAAAAGTAACGATAATAAAAGGAGGTGAAGAAATGCTTGAGGACAGAGAAAAATTGATACTAGCTATTTTGCTGGCAATAGGCATTGTATTAATAATAACAAATACGGCATCAGCTTATTATAGCCTTCCTGGTCCACCAGTTACTTGGAACGACAGTGTATGTATGATCTAATAATGTAAAACATGAAAACAGTTCTAAAAACGGTTTTTTTTCTTTTTAGGAATCTTAACTTATTTTCTCAGGGCAAATATCATTTAATAACCCACATTTTATATATTAGATTTTCAAAGATCAAACATGATAGCAATTTTTTGCCTTAAAAAGTTTATTGAGGCATAGTGCACAGGATTTTTTCGGCTAAACAAAAAGCGTGAAACAAAAAACTAAGCACATCGGAAGGTCAAATTTTCCGGAATTTTTTATAAGTTTCACGTGAAATCCTGCTCGGCTTCAAGGAAAACTTGAATCGCCTCTTTTATTCTCTCCATGGCTTGCTCAACATTTTTTCTCTGAGTGTAACAACTCTATATGTCAGGAATTTTGCAGTATATAACCCCCATCCTGATATTTGAAAAGTAGAAAAAATGACAAAACAAGTCTTTGAAAATTCATAATTTTTTAGTTTTTAAAATATTATTTCTCTAAACTATCACTTTTTACAATAAAAAGACACCCATATTTAAAACACATAACTTTTTGAAAATTTTGAAAACCGTTGACTATAGTTATATATAACTGAAGTCTTGTTAATTTCGATGCTTCTTTTTGGACATATTGGGGTTACATTGGGAATATTCTTCGGACTTGGGTTTTTCATACCTCGGCTAAAGACCATTATAGATCCAAGATACTTAGCCATTGGAGCTCTCTTGCCCGACTTAATAGACAAACCTTTAGGAATGATTATCTTTGCTTCTACCTTTGAAAACGGACGCATTATAAGTCATACTCTATTATTCGTTCTTTCATTATTCCTGGTGGCTCTATATCTATACGAAAAGAAAAAAGATATCAAGGTTCTTAGCCTTGCTTCAGGTTCTTTCTTCCACCTTATGGAAGATCAGATGTGGGCAACTCCTAAAACTCTACTCTGGCCACTCCTGGGATGGAATTTCCCAAAAAGTCAGACGGATTTCAATGGGATTGAATACTTAACAAAACTGTTTGAAAAGTCGTTTACATTTCACATCTCGTTTTCTTCCGTTCCTGAAATTCTGGGGATGGGAATAATAGTTATTTTGGCTTTACACTGGTTAATAAAAGAATTTGGACAAAACAAATTTTAACAACAAAAACAGGCTCTTAAATTGAAAACAGAAAGGAATCTTCAACTCATATCGGATTAAGGTGTACGGGATGAAGAAGATTCAGAAATACATTAAAATTTAATTATTTAATTTTTTTAGAAACTCGCCAGGATAGCCATCATTTTCCATAAAATGCTGCTTTTCTAACTTTCAGGTTTGGTTCTTGAATCTTTTAAGATCTGGAAATTGATTATAGCAACCTTTCGGGAAGTCCTTGTACAAAATACCCTCTAAATTACTGTCCCCAGTGAATTGCTTTTTTTACAGAAATCCAAAAATGGAGAAAATTTATTGAAAATTTGAACAATATAACATATAAACAGTATAACATATAAACGATTTAAAATATAAATAATTTAACATATAAACGGGTTAATATATAAACTATTTAATATACAAACGAGTTAATATAGAAATAATTTAACATATAAACAATTTAACATATACATGTTTTAAAATACTAAGATATCTAAAAATTTGTACTTTCAGAATTTGACACTTTTGGTACAAATTAAAAATTATGAAATTGTAGTTAAGCGGTTCAGTCACTCAAGTCCTAATTATATAAAAGCTGTAGCAAGGAAATATAAGAACCGGTTTTTAGACTCAAATTTTAACGCTTAAAGAGGGGATAGATATTGTTAAAAAAGTACAATTGTTTGACAAATAAGCCCAATAGGCACCTTGCCCTTTATTTATGCCTGATGATACTTGTCTCTCTGGCCTCACTTGGCTGCCTGGAGGCTTCAGGGCCTGAAAAGGGTACATTAGAGGATACGCAGGAAAATACGTCAGAAAATACACTAAAAGTCCAGATCCTGGCCATTAATGACCTCCACGGTCAGATTGAACCGTCCACCAGCAAAGTGGTTACGGGTTATAATGAGACCGGAGCTCCCATATGCGTTGATTCCGGAGGCATGGAGTATCTGGCCACTCACATAAAGGAACTCAGCTCTGAGAACCCCAATACATTTGTGGTATCGGCAGGCGATTCTATGGGTGCCAGCCCGCTTTTCTCAGCCCTGTTCCAGGATGAACCGACAATAAAAGCTCTCAATATGATGGGGATCGACTTTTCAGCCGTAGGCAACCATGATCTGGACGAAGGACTGGGCGAGCTCATGCGTATTCAGAATGGCAGCTGCCAGCCGACAGATGGCAACCTGAGTAACTCCTCCTTTGAAGGAGCACATTTCCAGTTTCTGGCTGCAAATATAGTCAATGAGAGCACCAACGCCACAATATTCCCTGCCTATAACATTACCTACGTCCAGGGAGTTCCAATAGGGTTCATTGGAATTGCCCTAAAAGACACACCGTACATAGTGACTGCCTCCAAAGTGAAAGGGCTCAGGTTCCTGGACGAAGCCACGACCATTAATGAACAGGTCAAAAAGCTGAAGAGTATGGGCGTAAAAACCATAGTGGTGATCATCCATGATGGCGGTTCCCAGGAGGGACTATATAACGAGAGCCTGAACATGAGCGGCCCTATTTTAGATGTCATTAATGCCACCGACGATGAAGTAGATGTTTTCATCACTGGCCATACCCATCAAGCTTACAATGCCGTTATTGACGGCCGTCTGGTAACAGAAGCCGGTTCAGCAGGTAATTTACTCACGGATATCGATCTGGTGATAAGCAACGAGACCTGTGATGTAATCGAGGAAAGGTCCAGAAATGTCATAGTTTCCAGAGACGTTCCTGAAGACTCCGAAATAAGCGAGCTGATAGAGGAATATGAATCTCAGGTTGCACCCCTTGCGGATCGGGTGATCTGTAACATCACAGAGAATATTACAAGTACAGCCAGTGATTCAGGTGAATCTGCTCTGGGCGACGTCATAGCCGATGCTCAGTTATATGCTACTTCTAACTCAAGCAATGGCGGTGCTGTTATAGCTTTCACGAACCCAGGCGGTATTCGTACAGACCTGGTATATGATCAAATTAGCGGTGAGGAACTTCCCGGTCAGGTTACTTATGGAGAGGCCTTCAGTGTCCAGCCTTTTGGAAACGACCTGGTCACAATGACCTTAAACGGCACTCAGATCGACGCCTTGCTGGAACAGCAGTTTGACAACCCATCCCCTGGCAGTAAGCGAATATTGCAGGTCTCAAAAGGCTTTAGTTATACCTGGAACGAAAGCGCCCCCACGGGCGAGAAGGTCGATATATCCAGTATAAAAATCAATGGAACTTCTATCGATCCGAGCAGTACTTACCGCGTAACAATGAATGGATTCCTGGCTGATGGAGGAGATAATTTCTCTGTAATGAAAGAAGGGACCGATAGGATGGTAGGATCTCCAGACTTAGATGCCTTTGTCAATTACCTGGAGACCTTTTCTCCTCTGGCTCCCGGATCTGAGAACCGCATAGTTATGGAAAAATAAGAATATAGAAGAATATCGGGAAGAACATAGGAAAGAATACAGGGAAGAATCTATAAAAATATATAAAAATATATAAAAATGTAGAAAAATATAGAGAAGAAGATAGGGAAGAATATAGAGAAGTGAGTTACCAATCCGGCAGTTTTCCCTGCCGGGATATTTTTTACTGACAACTTCCTTCCCACCATGAATAGGCTGTTCGACAACAACTGGCAATCAAAGTTGGGGTGGTGCATCCAGATGCCAGGCAAGGAAGTATTAGACTGAAATAGATCTAGCAACGGAACTGAACTGGGTAACCTATCTTTTGCCTGATTTTCAAAGGTTCACCGCATAACCCAAAGCAGTGTGAGCTGCTAACAGGTACTGTCTTGTAGAATCAAATGTAGTTTTGAGACAGGTTGTTGTAACAGCTTTTTGCATTTTTTTCTCTATGAAACCACGTTTCTTCAAAAGTTACTTTACAACACATGGTGCTATATTCATACCCTTTGATTCCTTATGCACTCTTTTCCACCATGCCCTAATTTATTGCTTCTATACATGCGTATTTTCTTACATCGTTCTCGTTCAAAGTTTCAAAAATTCTCTCATTTTTGTTCGATTTCTTCTGGATACTTTTGACCATTTTCAGGTAAATGGAAACATTGTACGTTTTATATAGCTGGAGAGTATATTTTGTTCGAATAATTTAAGGTTCAATAGCCTTTGTGCTGTGAAGCTTTAGGTAGCGGATTCCTTGATTTTCAAAGTGTGGAGGAGTGTGGCAATGAATATCACATTAATTGGCATGGCCGGAGCGGGGAAAAGTACTATTGGGAGAGCCCTTGCGAAGCGCCTTGGCTATACTTTTATCGATGTGGATCACCTGATAAGGGAAAGCACCGGAATGCCCCTCCAGAATCTGATTGATAAAGAGGGAGATTCGGCTTTTATCAGATTTGAAGAAGAAGCCATTCTAAAGCTTGGGCAGGTGGACAGGAGCGTTATTTCTCCTGGCGGGAGTGTAATTTATTCCGAAAAAGCCATGACTCATTTAAAAAAAATCTCAAAAATAATCTTCCTGGACGCTGCCTTTAGAAGCATTGCCAGAAGGCTTCCCAATGCACGAAAAAGAGGTATAGTAGGACTCAGGGATAGGAGCCTGAAAGAGCTTTTTGAAGAAAGGAAGGTCTTTTATCAGAAATATGCTGATTTTTCAATAAAGCTCAAAGGGAGAGAAAATATTCAGGAAATTGCTGAAAAGATTGTTGAGTTATGTTTTGAAGAGAGTACCTGAAATTGTGGCTTAAACTGGTTTATTAAGGTTTACAGTTGTGTTTTAATATAATTGCTTTTTCGAGGTAGAGATTTTTAGATTTATCCATTTTAAATTTTCTATCAGAGTCTCTAACTTTAAGAATAGCTTCTTTTAAGGACATTTTCATTCAGGAACGGTTTTATTTAAGAACAATCGGCTTTATGGATGACATACTTTAAGGACAGTTTACTTTAAAGCAGTTCAGATATATGGTTTACCTCATTAATAGCCTGTTAGAACAGCTTACTTAAAACAATAATAGCCTGTTAGAACGGCTTACTTAAAGCAATAATAGCCTGTCAGAACAGCTTACTTAAAACAATAATAGCCTGTTAGAACGGCTTACTTAAAACAATAATAGCCTGTCAGAACGGCTTACTTAAAACAATAGTTTACTTTATTAGCAATCAGGTCTTCAATCTGAGCAAAATCTCTCAGTTTATAACGTTTAAGCATCGGCCTGCAGGAAAAAAGGTCCGAGCAGCAGGAGACATAAAATGGCATCAAGTCGTTTCATAATTACGGTTATAGGCAGCGACCGGGTAGGAATTGTTGCCAGGATCACTACTGTGATGGCAAGTTTCAATGTAAATATTGTTGACATTACTCAGACTATCATGCAGGATATATTTACCATGATTATGCTTGCAGAAGCTCCACAGGAGAATTTCGACCTTGCAGCTTTCCAGGAGGCTATGAGTACCGAGGGAAAGAGCCTTGGAGTCGAGGTCAAGGTACAGCACGAAGACGCATTCCGTTTCATGCACAGGATCTGATCTGGAGACTATCTGAAAATGATCTGGAAAATGATCTGGAAAATGATCTGGAAAATGATCTGGAAAATTAATCTGTCTGGAATGAGAGGTAATTTTTCATGTATATAAACCCAAAAGAAATTCTGGAAACAATCCAGATGGTCAGGATGGAACATCTCGACATCAGAACCGTAACAATGGGTATCAGCCTGAGGGACTGCAGCCATCCTGATATTGAGGTTTTCAATGAGAATATCTACGAAAAGATAACCACCCGTGCAAAAGAACTTGTGGGTACAACGAATGAAATCCAGAGCCTCTACGGAATTCCAATAATCAATAAGCGAATCTCAGTAACTCCAATAGCTGTGGCAGCCGAAAGTTGCAGGTCTCCTGATTTTGTTTCCATTGCAAAAACCATGGACGAAGCTGCAAAAGACGCACAGGTAGACTTTATAGGAGGTTTCAGTGCCCTTGTCCACAAAGGCGCAACCGTTGGGGATCTAAAGCTTATCAATTCCATTCCTGAAGCTCTTAAAAGCACGGAAAAGGTATGCTCGTCGGTAAATGTTGCCACTACAAAAACCGGGATCAATATGGATGCAGTTGGCTTGATGGGCAGCATCATTAAAAAGACCGCGGATTTGACTGCGGATAGGGATGGGATAGGCTGTGCCAAGCTTGTGGTTTTTGCAAATGCCCCTGAAGACAATCCCTTTATGGCAGGAGCCTTTCACGGAATTGGGGAGCCTGAATGCGTTATCAACGTTGGGGTCAGTGGGCCTGGCGTTGTGAATGCTGCAATCCGCGAGCTTGAAAAACCGAATCTTACAGAAATTTCGGAGACAATCAAAAAGACAGCCTTTAAAATAACCCGCATGGGAGAAATGGTAGGTCGGGAGGTTTCTCGAAGGCTTGGAGTCGAATTCGGGATTCTTGACCTTTCCCTGGCTCCGACGCCTGCAATTGGGGACAGCGTTGCTGCGATTCTTGAAGCAATGGGACTTGAACGCTGTGGGGCTCACGGAACGACTGCAGCCCTTGCCCTGCTGAATGATGCCGTAAAAAAAGGCGGAGCAATGGCTTCCTCCTCAGTAGGAGGCCTGAGTGGGGCTTTTATCCCTGTCAGTGAGGATGCGGGCATGATCGAAGCCGTCAGGGCCGGAGCCCTCAGCCTGGAAAAGCTTGAAGCTATGACCAGCGTCTGCTCGGTCGGCCTTGATATGATCGCAGTTCCTGGTGATACTCCTGCTTCCACCCTTTCGGCTATTATCGCTGACGAGATGGCCATAGGAGTAATAAATAGAAAAACAACGGCAGTCAGAGTTATCCCGGCTCCTGGAAAAGGGGTTGGGGATTCCGTAGAATTCGGCGGCCTGCTTGGAAATGCTCCTATTATGCCGGTAAGTGATTTCAGTTCCGAAGTTTTCGTAAAACGGGGGGGAAGAATCCCGGCTCCTATACAGTCACTTACAAACTGAAGGGTGAACCAGCCGGTAAATCCGGCACCTTATTTTTTGTTTTTCGGAAGCGGGTCGACAATCCATCAAGTATTTTTCAATATGGAGCTACTGATTTTTGTCATGGAATAATATCTACAGGGCATTTTTTTGAAACTGTTTTGGCTTAAATGTTTTGGCTTAAATGTTTTGGCTTATAATTTTTTGGCTTATAATTTTTTGTCCGGAAATAATATTTGCTTGAAAGCAATTTTTTGTATAATTAATTTAAAATAATTTACGCTACTCGTATATCCTGGAGTAAGGGATAGATGGGGTATCATCGAATAAATGAATATCCTGAGGCCGCTGATCCTTCTCTTCGAATACGTGTTTGGGGGAACATAATATTTCGGAGAGGCTGTATTGGGGGATGCAGTAAGTGGATTCAGCGCCTCAAGTGGATTCGGCGCTTCAAGTGGATTCAGCGCCTCTGGACTTCTTCTTGCTGTTCTTTTGATTTGTTTTTGATTTGTTTATACTTTTAATTGAAGAATTCAGGATGCAAAGCTCCGAGTTCCGCTTGAAAGCCGGTATCTGGACCTTAAGGAGGCATAGCAACGAGTAGAACTGCACCGAAAACGTATATCACATCCGGACACAGTGCCTGTCCGGGTTGCTGTGATGCTTTTGCTGCAAAATTTACACTCATGGGAGCAGGTCCTGACAGTATTGTTGTCAACCCTACTGGCTGCCTGGAAGTTACAAGTACGCCTTTTCCGCGTTCTTCATGGCAGGTTCCCTGGATCCACTCCCTTTTTGAAAATGGAGCTTCAGTGGCTTCAGGTATTGAAGCTGGCTTAAAAGCCCTTGGTAAAAAGAAAGATACTAAAATTATAGTTATTGCAGGCGACGGTGCCACGATGGATATAGGCTTCGGGGCTATTTCAGGTGCGTTTGAGCGGGGCCACGACTTTACCTATGTATGTATGGACAACGAAGCCTATATGAACACCGGAGTCCAGCGCAGCAGTGGAACGCCCTATGGTGCAAGCACAACGACCACTCCAGCCGGAAAATTCTCCTTTGGAAACCCTTTTCCCAAAAAGAATATGCCTGCAATTATAGCAGCTCATGGATCTCCATATGTGGCCACGACCTCCATAGGTTTCCCAAGAGACATGATTCGTAAGGTCAAAAAGGCAACTGAAGTCATAGGCCCTACCTATATCCATGCTCATGCTCCGTGTACAACAGGCTGGGGTTTTGATACCTCAAAGACTCTGGAGATCGCCAAACTCGCAGTTGAAACCTGCCTCTGGCCCATGTATGAGATGGAAAACGGGGAAATTACCCAGGTCAGGAAAATTAAGAACCCAAGGCCGGTCGAAGAATATCTGAAAGTCCAGAAAAGGTTCAAACATCTCTTCACCATGGAAGGCGGTGAAGAAGAAATAAAGAAGATTCAGGCCATGGCGGACTGGAATATAAAACATTTCGGGCTTCAGTGAAAAATGAAGTTCTTGTATCATGAATTTTTATTTCGAATTTACCCAGAGCGCCCTCATCGTTTCCCTTATTGCTTCGATATTTTTTATATTATCTTCATCATTTATGATATCAAGTTCATTAAAGGATTCAAGAGCTATCTTAGCTGCAATTGAGGCATCGTTCAGATACTTGCTCCCTGCATAGCTCACAATGGTCTGGAGGGCAGAAGATGCCTGGAAAACCGCACTTTCCATGTTTTCGTCCTCAGCTTTTTTCCCAACTTCTTCAATAGAACCTGCTATACTTCTCACCGTGTCCTGAAGGTTTTCTTGCATGGCTTCAGCAGCCATCTCCTGAAGCATAAGCTCTACTCCCACTGCAGCCTCCTCAAGGTTTTTCTGGGCAGTAAGTTTTCCAATATCCCCAAGGCATGAGATACATATTGCCGTATTTTCCGAAAGATTTGGAAACTTCACTCTGGTAACTGCTTTTCCGATTTCTCCAAGCCCGATTATAACTGCCATGGTTTCTCTTTCATTATTGAGAAGAGCTGCCGTATTTCCGCTTTTCCCGAGTACTGAAGCTGCGAGTTTGGCTACCGTTTCCATCTGCTGTTCAGCAGCTATTTTTCCTATAGCTCCAAATGAAAGTAGCACCTGGATAGTTGTGTCCTGCATATTCTGCTCTATGGAGCACTGCAACAGCCTTTCAAGGGCGCGGATGGCATTGACTGCGGCATTCTCCATGCCCTGGAGAGTGGCAGCTTTTCCGATTTCCTTTATGGAAACTACAGTTTTTTCAGCTTCTGGTTCTTTTCTCTCATTTAGATAACCTGTGCCGATTTCGGTCAGAAAATTAAGGGCCTTACTAACTCCTTCGTCAAACCCTTCATTAATGGAATTAAAGCCCATACTTACCATTTTGTCTTCTTCCTTTGAAATCATGGCATAAGACTCCTTTTCAGCTGTTAGGCCTTCTCATAAAAGATTTGCGAGAAGAGCTTTAGTACACGTTTTTCTTAAAAAATCTGTTATTCTCGTCAATTAATACTCCGTTTTATTTTTCTACTTATTTTCCAGATGATCTTGATTTATGTTTTCCTTTATTCAAATATTTTCAGGTAATGGTGAGCTTTCAGACGAGTTAATAAGTCATTAAATTGATAAACTCATTAGATAAAATTATTAAACTGGCTAGAAAAGGATTTTATTTCTCCTTATTAGGTATCCGCCAATTCGCATTACCCGCAGTCTATAAAACATGCATTAAGAAGGCGATTTATCTGACGCAGGAAAGAAAAATTCAGTCTCAACAATCCCGGTGCCGGGCAGAAAAGGACTCATTCAGGTGTGAGCTTATAAGCTTTAATGAAGTCTTACGGCTTTCCAGAATTCTTGCCCGAAAAATCAAAGCTTCTGGCTATATGCCTGATCTGATTGTTGCCATCGGGAGAGGAGGTTATGTGCCTGGAAGGTTGGTTTCCGATTTTTTACTCTTCAATGACCTTACCTCAATGAAGATTGAACACTACTCAAGAGCTGCGGACATGCGGGAAGAAGCAAGGATAAAATTCCCTATTCCTGTGGAGATAACAGGAAAAAAAATCTTGATTATCGACGACGTAACCGATACCGGCGAGACGCTTAATCTTGCAGTAGATTACGTTTTAAACCTGAATCCTGCGTCCGTCAGGACTGCAGTGCTCCAGCATAAAATTTCCTCTAATTTCA
Coding sequences within:
- a CDS encoding phosphoribosyltransferase, with product MLARKIKASGYMPDLIVAIGRGGYVPGRLVSDFLLFNDLTSMKIEHYSRAADMREEARIKFPIPVEITGKKILIIDDVTDTGETLNLAVDYVLNLNPASVRTAVLQHKISSNFTPDFYAQKIIKWRWIIYPWARYEDLAGFAEKIIQNWTLDLSQIIAEFKHRYELDLKETELLEILDDLAERGELESTELDNRKLWSLKQ
- a CDS encoding thiamine pyrophosphate-dependent enzyme, with the translated sequence MGAGPDSIVVNPTGCLEVTSTPFPRSSWQVPWIHSLFENGASVASGIEAGLKALGKKKDTKIIVIAGDGATMDIGFGAISGAFERGHDFTYVCMDNEAYMNTGVQRSSGTPYGASTTTTPAGKFSFGNPFPKKNMPAIIAAHGSPYVATTSIGFPRDMIRKVKKATEVIGPTYIHAHAPCTTGWGFDTSKTLEIAKLAVETCLWPMYEMENGEITQVRKIKNPRPVEEYLKVQKRFKHLFTMEGGEEEIKKIQAMADWNIKHFGLQ